Sequence from the Symbiopectobacterium purcellii genome:
ACACCCTGCTTAATAGCGATCCTAATTTTAAAGGCGTGATGACGCGTGACGGCGATTACTTTGTCTCTGTCATGGGACGCTCCGATGTGGCGCGCAAGCAAGGTGCCAACCTGCTGGTCTCCATTCACGCGGATGCCGCGCCAAACCGTGGGGCTTCCGGCGCTTCCGTATGGGTGCTCTCCAACCGGCGTGCTAACAGTGAGATGGCCAACTGGCTGGAACAACACGAGAAGCAGTCGGAACTGCTGGGTGGCGCAGGGGATCTGCTGGCAAACAACAGTGCCGATCCTTACCTGAGTCAGGCAGTGCTGGATTTGCAGTTCGGTCACTCTCAGCGCGTCGGTTATGACGTGGCGGTCAAAGTGTTGCAGGAAATGCAGCGCGTCGGGTCGTTGCACAAACGCCGCCCGGAGCACGCCAGCCTGGGTGTACTGCGCTCGCCGGATATTCCCTCGTTGCTGGTGGAAACGGGCTTTATCAGCAACCTGACCGAGGAGCGTCTGCTGGGAAGCAGCGATTATCAGGATAAAATCGCCACAGCGATCTACCGGGGGTTGCGCAGCTATTTCCAGGCGCATCCAGTACAATCCGTCCCAAAGCAGGAAAACCGACCGGTCGTACAGCCGGTCAACCGTAAGGCTGGGACGCCCATAACCTCGGCATCCAGTAGTACCGCGGTTACGCACCATTCTGTGGCGCGCGGTGAGTCTCTTTCGGGTATTGCAGCGCGTTACGGCGTCAGTATGGCGGCATTGCGTAGTGAGAATAATCTGAAAAAAGACGGCGTCTGGGTGGGGCAGAAGTTGCGTATCCCGGCGGGGGCTCGCACATCGACGGCCCCGGTACCGCGTACCGCCGTTCCGGTCAAACATAAAGTGGTAAAAGGAGATAGCCTGAGTGCCATTGCCATGCGATATGGTGTAAGTATGAAGGAGATCCAACGTGCCAATGACATGACGTCCGGCACGGTACAACTTGGGCAGACGCTGATTATCCCGTCAGCCTGATGCCGTTCGCGACGCGCGTGCGTCAATAACAGAGGAACTCGCATGCCGATTCAGGTTTTGCCTCCCCAACTGGCTAACCAGATTGCCGCCGGAGAAGTGGTGGAACGCCCTGCTTCTGTGGTGAAGGAACTGGTGGAGAACAGTCTCGATGCCGGGGCGACCCGAATTGATATTGATATCGATCGCGGCGGGGCAAAACGTATTCGGATTCGTGATAACGGCACAGGAATTGGCAAAGACGATCTGGCCTTAGCGCTGGCACGTCATGCGACCAGCAAAATTGCCACGCTGGACGATCTCGAAGCGATCATCAGCCTGGGTTTTCGCGGCGAGGCGCTGGCGAGTATCAGTTCGGTTTCGCGCTTAACGCTGACGTCCCGCACGGCGGATCAGAATGAAGCATGGCAGGCCTATGCGGAAGGCCGTGATATGGCGGTGACGGTAAAACCGGCGGCACACCCGGTGGGTACCACGCTGGAAGTGCTCGATCTATTTTACAACACCCCCGCGCGGCGCAAATTCATGCGCACAGAAAAGACAGAATTCGCACATATCGATGAAGTGGTGCGCCGCATCGCGCTGGCGCGCTTCGATGTGGCGATCACCCTCAACCATAATGGTAAAACGATCCGCCAATACCGTGCCGCGTCGGACGCCTCACAGCATGAACGCCGCGTCGGCAGCATTTGTGGGCCGCTGTTTTTGCAACACGCGCTGCGTATTTCCTGGCAGCACGGCGATTTATCCATTCACGGCTGGGTGGTCGATCCCGAGGGCGCAAAGCAACTGACCGACATGCAGTATTGCTATGTCAATCAACGCATGATGCGCGATCGGCTCATCAATCACGCTATCCGTCAGGCCTACCAGGACAGTTTGCACGGTGAACAGCAGCCCGCCTACCTGCTGTTTCTCGAAGTGGATCCGCATCAGGTTGATGTCAATGTGCATCCGGCTAAGCACGAAGTGCGTTTCCATGAGTCGCGTCTGGTGCACGATTTTATCTATCAGGCGGTGGTGAGTGTATTACAGCAGGCGTCTGAGCTGCCGTTGGCGACGGTGGCCTTTGACGCGGCAACCGAGGCCATCGCGTGGCAGCCGGAAACTCGTATCGCCGCAGGAGAAAACCAGTTTGCGCAGCCCGCACGCCCTGTGGAGCATGCACCGCCGCAAGCAGCAAGCGTTCCTACACGCCAGATGAAGGAGAGTGCCCCGGCCTATCAGTCACGCGGTGCTCAAACACAAGGGCGGGGACCTATGCCCAATGCTGGCGCGCCCTATCAGAAAAAGCAGGGTGAGCTTTACCAGACCCTCTTGAAACCCGCATCGGTCGCGGAGGCGGTTCAAGAACCCAACAACACCGCCGTGGCGGCAGCTGTGCCGGATTTTGAACCGGCCAGCGTGACGCAAGGCTTTGGCCGTCTGTTAACTGTATTTCCGCCCAGCTTCGCGCTGGTGGAATATCAGCACGGGTTGGCGATGGTGTCACTGACGCACGCCGAGCGTTACCTCAAGCGCGCGCAGCTGTTACCGCCGGAACAAGGGTTGCGTCCTCAGCCATTATTGATTCCACAGCGTTTGACCGTGGAAAAAAATGAACGCGAAGCGCTGCTGCATCATCAGGCGTTATTGGCACAGTTTGGTATCGATATCGCGCTGGAGTCTCAGAGAGCGCTACTGCGCGCTGTACCTTTACCATTGCGCCAACAAAATTTACAAAACTTGATCTCTGAACTGTTAGGCTATCTTGCGCTGCAACCTGCATGCACGGCTGAGCAACTGGCGACCTGGTTGTCGGAACAACTGCACAGCGACCACGAGCGTTGGAGCCAGGCGCAGGCGATACAACTGTTGACGGAAATAGAGCGACTTTGTCCGGGGCTGGCGAAACAGCCGCCCGCATCGCTGTTGCAGCGGGTTAGCGTGGAAGATGCCATTAAGGCTTTGAAAGTATGACTGAATTATCGAGCGCGCCCCTTCCCCCGGCGATTTTTATCATGGGACCGACGGCTTCAGGAAAAACTGCGCTGGCGATGGCGTTGCGACAATCGTTGCCCGTTGAGTTGATTAGTGTGGACTCCGCCCTTATCTATAAAGGAATGGATATCGGCAGTGCCAAACCCAGCGCTGAGGAGCTGGCGCAGGCGCCGCACCGTCTGATCAATATTCTTGATCCGACGCAGGCTTATTCTGCCGCGGATTTTCGCCGCGATGCGTTGCGGGAGATGGCGGAAATTACCGCTGCCGGGCGCATTCCCCTGTTGGTGGGGGGAACCATGCTGTACTTCAAGGCGCTGCTGGAGGGGTTGTCACCGTTGCCGTCAGCCGACATGGCCGTGCGCCAGCGCATCGAAGCGCAGGCGCGTGAGCAAGGGTGGGAAGCGCTTCACCGCCAATTGTGTGAGATTGATCCCGTTGCAGCGGCTCGGATTCATCCAAATGATCCGCAGAGACTGTGTCGGGCACTGGAAGTTTTTTTCGTTTCAGGTAACACTTTAACAGAGCTGACAAAAACAGCGGGTGAGGCGTTGCCTTACCGTGTGCATCAGTTTGCCATTGCACCGGTGACGCGCGAGCTGTTGCACGAACGCATTGCGTTGCGTTTTCAGCAGATGCTGGCGGCAGGATTTGAGACGGAAGTCCGTTCGCTCTTTGCCCGGGGCGATTTACATCAGGATTTGCCGTCTGTTCGTTGCGTTGGTTATCGCCAGATGTGGTCATATTTATCCGGCGAGTATGATTACGATGAGATGGTGTTCCGTGGTATCTGTGCGACACGTCAGTTGGCGAAGCGTCAAATGACCTGGCTGCGCGGTTGGGACGGCGTTCATTGGTTGGACAGTGAAAAACCGCAGGATGCGTTTGAACGTGTGATGGCGGTGGTACAGGCACCTTGATGTGCGGGTTTATTATACGCGCATAGTTAGTGCATAGGGTGGCCGATTGTGTACAATTGGCGAGTCTCAGCGCACAAGTTTTTTACATCATTATTTTAGAGCCTTGGGGTTCTTTGTTACAAACAACAAGCAAATAAGGAAAATATAGAATGGCTAAGGGGCAATCTTTGCAAGACCCGTTCCTGAACGCGCTGCGTCGCGAACGTGTTCCGGTTTCTATTTATTTGGTGAATGGTATCAAGTTGCAGGGCCAGATCGAGTCTTTCGATCAGTTCGTTATCTTGTTGAAAAACACGGTTAGCCAGATGGTGTATAAGCACGCTATCTCCACCGTGGTGCCGTCTCGTCCGGTTTCTCATCACAGCAATAACCCTGGCACCAGCAACTACCATGGTGGTTCGTCTGCAAATCAGCAGTCGTCGGCGCAGGATAGTGATGACGCGGAATAACGCGTATTGCGCTTTCACCCCGATGGGGAGCTTGTACACATCGCTAGCGCTTGCCACCAGGGTGTTTTTCGTTTGTTTGAGAGGTTGCACGTTTGTTTGACCGTTATGAAGCCGGTGAACGGGCCGTATTGGTTCATATTTATTTTTCGCAAGACAGAGATACGGACGATTTGCTGGAGTTTGAATCTCTGGTTTCCTCCGCCGGTATCGAGTCATTGCAGGTGATCACCGGTAGCCGCAAGGCACCGCACTCCAAATATTTTGTGGGTGAAGGCAAGGCGGAAGAAATTGCACAGGCGGTGAAAGCCACCGATGCCTTTGTTGTGCTGTTCAATCATGCGCTGACGCCTGCTCAGGAGCGTAACCTTGAGCGTTTGTGCGAATGCCGTGTTATCGACAGAACCGGATTGATTCTGGATATTTTTGCCCAGCGTGCGCGTACCCACGAGGGGAAATTGCAGGTTGAACTGGCGCAGTTGCGTCACCTTGCCACACGTTTGGTGAGGGGATGGACGCACCTTGAGCGTCAGAAAGGGGGGATTGGCCTGCGTGGGCCGGGTGAAACCCAGCTCGAAACCGACCGTCGCTTGTTGCGTAACCGTATTAGCCAGATCCTCTCTCGCCTTGAGCGCGTGGAGAAGCAGCGTGAACAAGGGCGTCGTGCCCGAACGCGTGCGGATGTGCCTACGGTTGCGCTGGTGGGCTATACCAACGCCGGAAAATCCACCCTGTTTAACGAAATGACAGCTGCAGGTGTTTATGCTGCCGATCAGTTGTTTGCCACACTGGATCCTACGCTGCGACGGATTAATGTTGTGGATGTCGGGGACACGGTGTTGGCCGATACCGTAGGATTTATTCGTCACTTGCCGCACGATTTGGTGGCGGCGTTTAAAGCGACATTGCAGGAAACGCGGCAGGCGTCGTTGTTGCTGCACTTAGTGGACGCTGCCGATCCTCGTATCGACGAGAATATTGCAGCGGTAAACGAGGTGTTGGCAGAAATCGAGGCTGATGAGATTCCTGTACTGCTCGTGATGAACAAAATCGACATGCTGGACGGTTTCGTTCCGCGTATCGATCGCAACGAAGAGAATGTGCCGGTCAGGGTATGGCTTTCTGCTCAGACGGGTGACGGGATTTCGTTGTTATTTCAGGCATTGACGGAGCGGCTATCAGGGGACATCGCACATTATTCTCTGAGCCTTCCTCCGCAGGCAGGACGCCTTCGTAGTCGTTTTTACCAGCTTCAGGCAATAGAAAAAGAATGGATTGAGGAAGACGGCCGCATGGGGCTTATCGTGCGTATGCCGATGGTGGACTGGCGTCGTCTTTGCAAACAAGAGCAAGAACTCGCGGATTATGTGGTTTGAGACTGACCTGTTGGTCAGTCTCGGCACGGTTCTGCGGACTCTGGGATATTGAACCTGAAGAACACCAATCATAAAAGAATGGAGCTAAAACATGGCGTGGAATCAGCCCGGTAATAACGGACAGGACCGCGACCCGTGGGGGAGCAGCAATAATCAAGGCGGCAACTCTGGCGGAAACAATAATAAAGGCGGCCGGGATCAGGGTCCTCCCGATCTGGATGATATCTTCCGCAAGCTGAGCAAAAAGCTGGGCGAACTGGGCGGAAGCAGGAATTCAGGTAACGGCGGCGGCACCTCTGGCAGCGGTCTGGGTGGCCGGGTCGTGGGTATTGTCGCGGTAGCTGCCGTGGTGATTTGGGCGGCGAGCGGCTTTTACACCATCCGTGAAGCCGAGCGCGGTGTAGTGACACGCTTTGGCAAGTTCAGCCACCTGGTAGGGCCGGGTCTGAACTGGAAACCGACATTTATCGACTCGGTGCGTGCGGTAAACGTGGAATCGGTGCGTGAATTGGCCACCTCGGGCGTGATGTTGACGTCCGATGAAAACGTGGTGCGCGTAGAGATGAACGTTCAGTATCGTGTCACAGAGCCTGAGCGCTATCTGTTTAGCGTGACCAATGCCGATGACAGTCTGCGTCAGGCCACCGACAGCGCCCTGCGCGGCGTTATCGGTAAATACACCATGGACAAAATCCTCACTGAGGGACGCTCCATCGTGCGTACTGACACGCAACGCGTATTGGAAGAAACCATTCGTCCGTACAACATGGGGTTAACCCTGTTGGACGTTAACTTCCAGGCGGCGCGTCCGCCGGAGGAAGTGAAAGCCGCGTTTGATGACGCTATCGCGGCACGCGAGAACGAACAGCAATACATTCGTGAGGCCGAAGCCTACGCCAACGAAGTGCAACCGCGTGCGAACGGTCAGGCACAGCGTGTGCTGGAAGAGGCTCGTGCTTATCGCGCGCGCATCACGCTTGAAGCGCAGGGTGAAGTGGCGCGTTTTGCCAAGATTCTGCCGGAATACAAAGCCGCGCCAGAAATTACCCGCGAACGTCTGTATATCGAAAGCATGGAGCGCGTACTGGGACATACCCGGAAAGTGTTGGTTAATGACAAAGGCAACAGCCTGATGGTGCTGCCGTTGGATCAACTGATGCGCGGTCAGACAGGCAATGCTAGCGGTAACGCCACCAGTAACACGACGGCTGCGCCGATGCGTCTGCCCTCTGCACCGAACAACAACGGAGCAACCACCGGACAAACCCGTACCAGCACGGGTGGAACCGTCATGGACCAGCGTCGCGCAAACGCGCAGCGTGATTTTGGGAGAGAATAATAATGCGTAAGTCTATCGTTTTTATCCTCGTCCTGGTGCTGATGGCGCTGTATGCCTCAATGTTTGTGGTGCAGGAAGGCCAGCGCGGCATTGTGATGCGCTTTGGCAAAGTATTGCGCGATGATGAGAACAAGCCTGTTATCTATGTGCCAGGCTTGCAGTTTAAAGTACCGTTTATTGATACCGTGAAGATGCTGGATGCGCGCATTCAGACCATGGAAAACCAGGCTGATCGCTTCATCACTTCGGAGCAGAAAGACCTGATCGTGGATTCTTACATCAAATGGCGTATCAGTGATTTCAGCCGCTACTACCTGGCAACGGGCGGTGGTGATATTTCTCAGGCAGAAGTGCTGCTCAAACGTAAGTTCAGTGACCGCTTGCGTTCTGAAATCGGTCGTTTGGACGTGCGCGGTATTGTTACCGATTCCCGCGGTCGACTGATGTTGGACGTGCGTGATGCGCTGAATACCGGTACCGGTGAAACCACCGAAGCGGATAGTGCCATTGCCTCTGCTGCTGCACGCGTGGAGCAAGAGACCAAGGGTGCACAGCCGCATATCAACCCGAACAGTATGGCGGCTCTCGGTATTGAAGTGATCGATGTGCGTATCAAGCAGATCAACCTGCCGACGGAAGTGTCGGATGCGATCTTCGCCCGTATGCGTGCAGAACGTGAAGCGGTTGCCCGTCGTCACCGTTCTCAAGGTCAGGAACAGGCTGAGAAACTGAAAGCGGCGGCAGATTATTTGGTGACGCGCACCCTGGCCGAAGCGGAACGTGAAGCGCTGATCATGCGCGGTGAAGGGGATGCGGAAGCGGCCC
This genomic interval carries:
- the mutL gene encoding DNA mismatch repair endonuclease MutL; this encodes MPIQVLPPQLANQIAAGEVVERPASVVKELVENSLDAGATRIDIDIDRGGAKRIRIRDNGTGIGKDDLALALARHATSKIATLDDLEAIISLGFRGEALASISSVSRLTLTSRTADQNEAWQAYAEGRDMAVTVKPAAHPVGTTLEVLDLFYNTPARRKFMRTEKTEFAHIDEVVRRIALARFDVAITLNHNGKTIRQYRAASDASQHERRVGSICGPLFLQHALRISWQHGDLSIHGWVVDPEGAKQLTDMQYCYVNQRMMRDRLINHAIRQAYQDSLHGEQQPAYLLFLEVDPHQVDVNVHPAKHEVRFHESRLVHDFIYQAVVSVLQQASELPLATVAFDAATEAIAWQPETRIAAGENQFAQPARPVEHAPPQAASVPTRQMKESAPAYQSRGAQTQGRGPMPNAGAPYQKKQGELYQTLLKPASVAEAVQEPNNTAVAAAVPDFEPASVTQGFGRLLTVFPPSFALVEYQHGLAMVSLTHAERYLKRAQLLPPEQGLRPQPLLIPQRLTVEKNEREALLHHQALLAQFGIDIALESQRALLRAVPLPLRQQNLQNLISELLGYLALQPACTAEQLATWLSEQLHSDHERWSQAQAIQLLTEIERLCPGLAKQPPASLLQRVSVEDAIKALKV
- the amiB gene encoding N-acetylmuramoyl-L-alanine amidase AmiB, which produces MMKRVLALVMWAGLLLASTGWAANLSDIKVENGDNQATVSLNFSGQPIYAFFPLNNPDRVVIDIRQTGVVQGLPLEFSGQNIIKRIRTSQAKDAQSLRLVLDLTQPAKTRASTQKAGAGFNVVFTVAGQQKAKVAKAPTAAPVTRETRNTAPVESGGNPFNNKPTVVVNSNASARAATPRSGGASEPVIVAIDAGHGGQDPGAIGPSGLREKNVTLAIGRKLHTLLNSDPNFKGVMTRDGDYFVSVMGRSDVARKQGANLLVSIHADAAPNRGASGASVWVLSNRRANSEMANWLEQHEKQSELLGGAGDLLANNSADPYLSQAVLDLQFGHSQRVGYDVAVKVLQEMQRVGSLHKRRPEHASLGVLRSPDIPSLLVETGFISNLTEERLLGSSDYQDKIATAIYRGLRSYFQAHPVQSVPKQENRPVVQPVNRKAGTPITSASSSTAVTHHSVARGESLSGIAARYGVSMAALRSENNLKKDGVWVGQKLRIPAGARTSTAPVPRTAVPVKHKVVKGDSLSAIAMRYGVSMKEIQRANDMTSGTVQLGQTLIIPSA
- the hflC gene encoding protease modulator HflC, which gives rise to MRKSIVFILVLVLMALYASMFVVQEGQRGIVMRFGKVLRDDENKPVIYVPGLQFKVPFIDTVKMLDARIQTMENQADRFITSEQKDLIVDSYIKWRISDFSRYYLATGGGDISQAEVLLKRKFSDRLRSEIGRLDVRGIVTDSRGRLMLDVRDALNTGTGETTEADSAIASAAARVEQETKGAQPHINPNSMAALGIEVIDVRIKQINLPTEVSDAIFARMRAEREAVARRHRSQGQEQAEKLKAAADYLVTRTLAEAEREALIMRGEGDAEAARLFANAFSEDPNFYAFIRSLRAYEASFNDNQDVMVLSPDSDFFRYMRSPATSLAR
- the hfq gene encoding RNA chaperone Hfq; this translates as MAKGQSLQDPFLNALRRERVPVSIYLVNGIKLQGQIESFDQFVILLKNTVSQMVYKHAISTVVPSRPVSHHSNNPGTSNYHGGSSANQQSSAQDSDDAE
- the hflK gene encoding FtsH protease activity modulator HflK; the protein is MAWNQPGNNGQDRDPWGSSNNQGGNSGGNNNKGGRDQGPPDLDDIFRKLSKKLGELGGSRNSGNGGGTSGSGLGGRVVGIVAVAAVVIWAASGFYTIREAERGVVTRFGKFSHLVGPGLNWKPTFIDSVRAVNVESVRELATSGVMLTSDENVVRVEMNVQYRVTEPERYLFSVTNADDSLRQATDSALRGVIGKYTMDKILTEGRSIVRTDTQRVLEETIRPYNMGLTLLDVNFQAARPPEEVKAAFDDAIAARENEQQYIREAEAYANEVQPRANGQAQRVLEEARAYRARITLEAQGEVARFAKILPEYKAAPEITRERLYIESMERVLGHTRKVLVNDKGNSLMVLPLDQLMRGQTGNASGNATSNTTAAPMRLPSAPNNNGATTGQTRTSTGGTVMDQRRANAQRDFGRE
- the hflX gene encoding ribosome rescue GTPase HflX — protein: MFDRYEAGERAVLVHIYFSQDRDTDDLLEFESLVSSAGIESLQVITGSRKAPHSKYFVGEGKAEEIAQAVKATDAFVVLFNHALTPAQERNLERLCECRVIDRTGLILDIFAQRARTHEGKLQVELAQLRHLATRLVRGWTHLERQKGGIGLRGPGETQLETDRRLLRNRISQILSRLERVEKQREQGRRARTRADVPTVALVGYTNAGKSTLFNEMTAAGVYAADQLFATLDPTLRRINVVDVGDTVLADTVGFIRHLPHDLVAAFKATLQETRQASLLLHLVDAADPRIDENIAAVNEVLAEIEADEIPVLLVMNKIDMLDGFVPRIDRNEENVPVRVWLSAQTGDGISLLFQALTERLSGDIAHYSLSLPPQAGRLRSRFYQLQAIEKEWIEEDGRMGLIVRMPMVDWRRLCKQEQELADYVV
- the miaA gene encoding tRNA (adenosine(37)-N6)-dimethylallyltransferase MiaA; the encoded protein is MTELSSAPLPPAIFIMGPTASGKTALAMALRQSLPVELISVDSALIYKGMDIGSAKPSAEELAQAPHRLINILDPTQAYSAADFRRDALREMAEITAAGRIPLLVGGTMLYFKALLEGLSPLPSADMAVRQRIEAQAREQGWEALHRQLCEIDPVAAARIHPNDPQRLCRALEVFFVSGNTLTELTKTAGEALPYRVHQFAIAPVTRELLHERIALRFQQMLAAGFETEVRSLFARGDLHQDLPSVRCVGYRQMWSYLSGEYDYDEMVFRGICATRQLAKRQMTWLRGWDGVHWLDSEKPQDAFERVMAVVQAP